In Mongoliitalea daihaiensis, one DNA window encodes the following:
- a CDS encoding tetratricopeptide repeat-containing sensor histidine kinase: MKRLLEFDTIDSLNNHARDNFRIDFDASSKASQQALELSFQYDYKRGLAYAYRNLAILSYFSDNLSFSLDYVNKALEIFEQLGDDAGIADCYISLGTFFYRLGEHESSLKYHSLAYDYFRKSDQKDRYAIASYNLAESHFLNKDLVNAEKYLLESISINAEVNNLPLLASSYMYLGKVNNRKNQYMDSNDYLFRALEINEQLQESKSNKEVIVESHYFIGKNFKELNQIALAKIHFESSLSYSEKYKININTEENLFELGQLALSSKDFEESIKIFHRLREKYNQSNQTKSQNAQKLVLDILELRKIEKEALELRSENQKKEDRIFWLTFSSILLILVGLLLFALLFFYFRLFRKSKELQQLKSRFIAMAVHEFKNPLGIISSALELLNFYKEQLDNPSIKQKIEHQTNKIRRQENRLNDLVEDLMIFEQLFMDKYTLHPKKFDLISFFKSISDDLKDSDPAQRITIFECPSSSILVSHDKVLLGHLFSNILSNAYKYSIGNAAPKCIIEKNANAITVVIQDFGIGIPEIEQKFIFKEFFRASNVGEKKGSGIGLSIVQAIIQKLNGSIKLISEQNKGTTITVTLPIEFSS; this comes from the coding sequence GTGAAAAGGTTACTTGAGTTTGATACAATCGACTCACTGAATAACCATGCACGTGATAATTTTAGGATTGATTTTGATGCAAGTTCCAAGGCTTCTCAACAAGCCTTAGAGTTGTCATTTCAATATGATTACAAAAGGGGATTGGCTTATGCCTATCGAAACTTAGCTATTCTGAGTTATTTCAGTGATAACTTATCTTTTTCTTTAGATTATGTAAACAAGGCTTTAGAAATTTTCGAACAGCTTGGAGATGATGCAGGTATTGCAGATTGTTACATCAGTCTAGGAACATTTTTTTACAGATTAGGTGAACATGAGTCCAGTTTAAAATATCATTCATTGGCATATGACTATTTTAGAAAATCAGATCAAAAAGATAGATACGCCATAGCGTCTTACAATTTGGCTGAAAGTCACTTTTTAAATAAGGATTTGGTCAACGCAGAAAAATATTTGCTTGAATCCATTTCAATAAATGCTGAGGTCAATAATTTACCCCTATTAGCTTCATCGTACATGTATTTAGGAAAAGTAAACAATAGAAAAAACCAATACATGGACTCAAATGATTACTTATTCAGGGCATTGGAGATCAATGAACAACTTCAAGAGTCTAAGTCCAATAAAGAAGTCATTGTCGAATCTCATTACTTCATTGGTAAAAACTTCAAAGAATTAAATCAAATAGCATTGGCAAAAATTCACTTTGAAAGCTCATTGAGTTATTCTGAAAAGTATAAAATTAATATTAATACAGAAGAAAATTTATTTGAATTAGGGCAGTTGGCCTTGAGTTCAAAAGATTTTGAAGAGTCAATTAAAATCTTTCATAGGCTTCGGGAAAAGTATAATCAATCTAATCAAACAAAGAGTCAGAATGCTCAGAAATTAGTTCTGGATATCCTTGAATTGAGGAAAATTGAAAAAGAAGCATTAGAACTCAGGTCAGAAAATCAAAAGAAAGAGGATCGAATATTTTGGTTAACATTTAGCTCGATTTTATTGATATTGGTTGGACTATTGTTATTTGCTCTTTTATTCTTCTACTTTAGGCTTTTTCGAAAATCAAAGGAGTTACAACAATTAAAGTCTAGATTCATTGCCATGGCTGTACATGAATTTAAAAACCCCCTAGGAATTATTTCCAGCGCTCTAGAATTATTGAATTTTTATAAAGAACAATTAGATAACCCATCAATTAAACAAAAAATTGAACATCAGACCAATAAAATCAGACGCCAAGAAAATCGATTAAATGATTTGGTTGAGGATTTGATGATTTTCGAACAATTATTCATGGATAAATATACCCTTCATCCTAAAAAGTTTGATTTGATATCTTTTTTTAAATCGATTTCTGATGATTTAAAGGATTCTGATCCAGCTCAGAGAATTACAATTTTTGAATGTCCATCCTCATCCATTTTAGTTTCACATGACAAAGTATTGTTGGGCCATCTTTTTTCAAATATTTTAAGCAACGCTTATAAGTATTCTATTGGCAATGCAGCACCTAAATGTATTATTGAAAAAAACGCAAATGCAATTACAGTAGTGATTCAAGATTTTGGAATTGGAATTCCTGAAATTGAACAAAAGTTCATATTTAAGGAGTTTTTTCGAGCAAGTAACGTAGGAGAAAAAAAAGGCAGCGGAATAGGTTTATCCATAGTTCAGGCTATTATTCAAAAACTCAATGGGAGTATTAAACTAATTTCAGAGCAGAATAAAGGGACTACTATTACTGTTACGCTACCCATTGAATTTTCCTCATAA
- a CDS encoding glycerate kinase family protein, with protein sequence MEANKQRKILIAPNAFKGTIEADVAAAIIAQAWKEKFPKDELMLLPIADGGDGTCWLLGKALQLKQVHHWTVDAIGRAIHGFYFWDEENHAAYLDVSTVSGIKYLASEHLNPWVASTFGTGELIQHAIKRGAVTIFLGLGGSASVDLGLGILGGLGFQFLDEKGRVLTFFTDSFMQKIAFIQAPIPKPTIRFELLCDVDNTFFGPNGAIPVFGLQKGLSKTDFELYEKKIKNAISLLEHKSKTSIADQASFGAAGGVAYGLSHFFNVRIHKGAKYFFQLTGLEEKIKNSDIIITGEGRYDKQSVAGKGSFELLQIAKKHKKTCMLITSGNNGKGEGFSEILRLPALDFSVSDFQNQAKKNLFQAVRHNSFD encoded by the coding sequence ATGGAGGCAAATAAGCAACGGAAGATTTTGATAGCTCCCAATGCATTCAAGGGAACTATAGAAGCAGATGTTGCTGCTGCCATTATTGCTCAGGCATGGAAGGAAAAATTTCCAAAAGACGAGTTAATGCTTTTACCCATTGCCGATGGGGGTGATGGAACCTGTTGGTTATTAGGGAAAGCATTGCAATTAAAACAGGTTCATCATTGGACTGTAGATGCTATTGGCAGGGCAATTCATGGATTTTATTTCTGGGATGAAGAAAATCATGCAGCGTACTTGGATGTGTCCACCGTTTCCGGGATTAAGTACCTTGCATCCGAGCATTTAAATCCATGGGTTGCCAGCACTTTTGGTACAGGGGAATTAATTCAACATGCGATCAAGAGGGGAGCAGTAACTATTTTTCTAGGATTGGGAGGAAGTGCAAGTGTAGATCTTGGATTGGGAATATTAGGAGGGCTAGGCTTTCAATTTTTAGATGAAAAGGGTAGGGTATTGACCTTTTTCACAGATAGTTTTATGCAGAAAATTGCCTTTATCCAAGCACCCATTCCCAAACCAACCATTCGATTTGAACTACTTTGTGATGTAGATAATACTTTTTTTGGACCAAATGGAGCTATCCCTGTTTTCGGCCTCCAAAAAGGGCTATCAAAGACTGATTTTGAGCTTTACGAAAAGAAGATTAAGAATGCTATTAGCCTACTTGAACACAAGTCGAAGACTAGTATAGCAGACCAAGCAAGCTTTGGAGCTGCTGGAGGAGTTGCATATGGGCTTAGTCATTTTTTCAACGTGAGGATACACAAAGGAGCAAAGTATTTTTTTCAGTTGACTGGTTTGGAGGAAAAAATAAAAAATTCTGACATCATTATTACTGGTGAGGGTAGGTATGACAAGCAATCAGTAGCTGGAAAAGGAAGTTTTGAACTTCTCCAAATAGCCAAAAAACATAAAAAAACCTGTATGCTGATTACTTCTGGAAATAATGGAAAAGGGGAAGGTTTTTCTGAAATTTTAAGGCTCCCAGCATTGGATTTTTCTGTATCGGATTTTCAAAATCAGGCCAAAAAAAATCTTTTTCAAGCAGTCCGACATAATTCATTTGATTAA
- a CDS encoding alanine/glycine:cation symporter family protein → MGQLIIDFSNWIWDTPMLILLMGGGLILFLYSGFLPFRYFGHALKVVSGKYDDKNAPGQISSRQALSAAIAATVGLGNISGVAIAINMGGPGAIFWMWISAFVGMATKYFTCSLAIMYRGTDTSGQIQGGPMYVIEEGMGKKWKPLAILFSVAGALGLLAIFQANQLTAVFRSVMLQPNGLDQGETTKWIIGISMMIIVAIVILGGIKRIAAVASKLVPFMVVLYFLTVLIIVFKYIDLVPSMFWLILEDAFTGQAVMGGAVGAVMVVGARRAAFSNEAGIGTAPMVHGASKNNEPVREGLIAMLGPFIDTVVVCTLTALVILLTGVWESTENDGVRLTLAAFEMGIPVYGKYLLMLAVLVFALSTMFTYSYYGHKCMNYLFGAEKANLYNYFYLVTIVAGAVVSLEVVVSFIDGMYAIMAIPTMISTIYLAPKVKAATKDYFQRFQ, encoded by the coding sequence ATGGGACAATTGATCATTGACTTTAGTAATTGGATTTGGGACACCCCTATGTTGATTTTACTCATGGGTGGCGGCTTGATTTTATTTTTGTATTCTGGCTTCTTACCTTTTCGGTATTTTGGCCATGCGCTGAAGGTAGTAAGTGGTAAATATGATGATAAAAATGCACCAGGTCAGATTTCTTCCCGTCAAGCATTGTCTGCAGCAATTGCTGCTACCGTTGGGCTTGGAAATATCTCTGGTGTGGCAATTGCGATCAATATGGGTGGGCCTGGAGCTATCTTTTGGATGTGGATTTCTGCATTTGTAGGTATGGCTACCAAATATTTTACCTGTTCCTTAGCCATTATGTATAGAGGAACGGATACTTCAGGACAGATTCAAGGTGGACCCATGTATGTTATTGAAGAAGGTATGGGGAAAAAATGGAAACCACTGGCAATATTGTTTTCTGTTGCAGGTGCTTTGGGATTATTGGCCATTTTTCAAGCCAATCAATTGACAGCTGTATTTAGATCTGTGATGTTGCAACCAAATGGATTGGATCAAGGAGAGACCACCAAGTGGATCATAGGAATTTCCATGATGATCATTGTTGCTATTGTAATTTTGGGAGGGATTAAACGAATCGCAGCTGTTGCATCTAAACTCGTTCCCTTTATGGTCGTTCTGTATTTTTTGACTGTATTGATTATCGTGTTCAAATATATTGATCTGGTTCCTTCCATGTTTTGGTTGATTTTGGAAGATGCATTTACAGGTCAAGCGGTGATGGGTGGTGCTGTAGGGGCAGTAATGGTGGTGGGTGCCCGAAGAGCAGCATTTTCGAATGAAGCAGGTATTGGTACAGCACCCATGGTGCATGGAGCTTCCAAAAATAATGAACCTGTACGCGAAGGATTGATAGCCATGTTAGGTCCTTTTATTGATACGGTAGTGGTCTGCACGCTGACCGCATTAGTTATTCTTTTGACGGGGGTTTGGGAAAGTACCGAAAATGATGGGGTCCGCTTGACCTTGGCAGCATTTGAAATGGGAATTCCTGTGTATGGGAAATATTTGTTGATGCTTGCAGTATTAGTTTTTGCCTTATCCACCATGTTTACCTATTCTTACTATGGCCATAAATGTATGAATTACCTTTTTGGAGCTGAGAAGGCAAACCTCTATAATTACTTCTACTTGGTAACTATCGTAGCTGGTGCAGTTGTATCGTTGGAAGTAGTGGTAAGTTTCATAGATGGGATGTATGCGATTATGGCTATCCCAACCATGATTTCTACCATTTATTTGGCACCTAAAGTAAAGGCAGCTACCAAGGATTATTTTCAACGTTTTCAATAA
- a CDS encoding beta-N-acetylhexosaminidase encodes MFLAIKKCAVTLVLFCLIAWSCQEKVVEVSLEKHSIIPIPVQVMTSGANFLLDKTVKIQVEEGVDLDVFGVRLQAAIQSSTGLQLGMESESASKVIELKIDSSFTPVKESYKIDIQTEKIRLIGSDQAGLFYSIQTFQQLLNGVKGKQILLQGGLIEDYPAYAYRGMMLDVARHFFPVSDVKHLIDQLAIYKINHLHLHLSDDQGWRIEIKSWPLLTTIGGSNEVGGGDGGYYTQEEYQELVAYAAKNFITIVPEIDMPGHTNAVLNSYGILNPGIEVPKETAVPIDWTAFGLEKDANATPYHTGIDVGFSTLDIHSEVTYQFVEDVIRELAAITPGPYLHIGGDETLIVPIEDYVYFIERAQELVTKYGKITMGWDEVAHAKLLPSSIVQFWAKPENAVLAIEQGAKVLMSPAVHTYLDMKYDSTTSIGLKWAAYIELDDAYKWDPTTLDEGIHLKDILGVEAPLWTETIESRADIEYMVFPRLAAIAEIAWSPQVNRSWEDFQRRISKHGQVWEEKGINYYRSPQVLWE; translated from the coding sequence ATGTTTCTAGCTATAAAAAAATGTGCAGTCACTTTAGTGCTTTTTTGCTTGATTGCTTGGTCTTGTCAAGAAAAGGTGGTGGAAGTATCTTTGGAAAAACATTCAATTATTCCTATTCCTGTACAGGTAATGACTTCAGGTGCAAATTTTTTATTGGATAAAACGGTTAAAATCCAAGTAGAAGAAGGTGTAGATTTAGATGTATTTGGAGTTCGGTTACAAGCAGCTATTCAATCAAGTACTGGTCTGCAATTGGGGATGGAGTCTGAGAGTGCAAGTAAGGTTATTGAATTGAAAATTGATTCCAGCTTTACCCCTGTTAAAGAATCCTACAAAATAGATATTCAGACAGAAAAAATTCGATTGATAGGTTCAGATCAAGCTGGTTTATTTTATTCTATTCAGACATTTCAGCAATTACTGAATGGGGTGAAAGGTAAGCAGATTTTACTTCAAGGCGGTTTGATTGAAGATTATCCAGCGTATGCGTATCGAGGGATGATGTTGGATGTTGCCAGACATTTTTTTCCGGTATCAGATGTTAAGCACCTTATTGATCAATTAGCCATTTATAAAATCAATCATTTGCATTTGCATTTATCCGATGATCAAGGATGGAGAATAGAAATTAAATCCTGGCCACTATTGACAACGATTGGTGGATCAAATGAAGTAGGTGGTGGCGATGGTGGATATTACACTCAAGAAGAATACCAAGAGTTGGTGGCCTATGCAGCGAAGAATTTCATCACTATCGTGCCGGAAATTGATATGCCTGGCCATACAAATGCGGTCCTAAATAGCTATGGAATCCTCAATCCCGGAATAGAAGTACCCAAAGAAACAGCAGTTCCAATTGATTGGACTGCATTTGGACTTGAAAAAGATGCTAATGCAACTCCTTATCATACTGGAATCGATGTGGGCTTTAGTACGTTGGATATTCATTCAGAAGTGACCTATCAGTTTGTGGAAGATGTAATTCGAGAATTAGCGGCGATAACTCCTGGCCCATATTTACATATTGGAGGGGATGAAACACTGATTGTACCCATAGAAGATTATGTGTACTTCATAGAAAGAGCACAGGAATTGGTGACAAAATATGGGAAAATAACTATGGGATGGGATGAAGTAGCCCATGCGAAGTTACTCCCGAGTTCGATCGTACAGTTTTGGGCAAAGCCTGAAAATGCTGTGCTAGCTATAGAACAGGGTGCCAAGGTATTGATGTCGCCAGCGGTCCATACATATTTGGATATGAAATATGATAGTACGACGAGTATTGGATTAAAATGGGCGGCGTATATAGAATTGGATGACGCTTACAAATGGGACCCAACCACTTTAGATGAAGGTATTCATCTGAAAGATATCTTAGGAGTAGAAGCACCACTTTGGACCGAAACGATCGAATCAAGAGCAGATATAGAATATATGGTATTTCCAAGATTGGCTGCTATTGCTGAGATCGCCTGGTCTCCTCAAGTGAATAGAAGCTGGGAGGATTTTCAACGACGAATTTCAAAACATGGTCAAGTCTGGGAGGAAAAAGGAATAAACTACTATCGATCCCCTCAGGTACTATGGGAGTAA
- a CDS encoding Gfo/Idh/MocA family protein, producing the protein MKKDNQEHHINSRRNFIKASATALAGFYFVPRHVLGGPGFLAPSDRLRVAGIGVGGMGGNDVRGVFNSGKADFIALCDVHDSRAKGSVDAHPKAKYYRDYREMLDKEHKNIDAVTISTPDHMHAVQTMAAMQLGKHVYVQKPLTHDIYEARMLTQAAEKYKVVTQMGNQGSSGDGVRQMIEWYNAGLIGEATKVYCWTDRPVWPQGIPWPSAPATPPADLDWDLWLGTAPYRDYITNLVPFNWRGWWDYGTGALGDMACHIMEPPFRVLGLGYPKSAEASVGSVYVGEFQRGYFPESCPPSSHITLRFDRPGKEDLEFHWMDGGIQPTRPTELGPNEIMGDGGNGVIIEGTKGKMMCGTYGMNPQLLPTTKTMEANVAQSIQRIEGGDRGHYNNWVNACIAGYGSNEFEILSSPFSIAGPLTESVLMGNLAIRSYDYREPRETGNGFNYPGRGIKLVWDGPDMRVTNFEPANQFVKRTYREGWTL; encoded by the coding sequence ATGAAAAAAGATAACCAAGAGCATCACATTAATTCCCGACGAAATTTTATAAAAGCTTCGGCAACAGCCTTGGCTGGATTTTATTTTGTACCCCGTCATGTCTTGGGAGGTCCTGGGTTTTTGGCACCTTCAGATCGACTAAGGGTTGCTGGTATTGGTGTAGGAGGTATGGGAGGAAATGATGTAAGAGGGGTATTTAACTCCGGTAAAGCTGATTTTATAGCCCTTTGCGATGTCCATGACAGCAGAGCTAAAGGCAGTGTCGATGCTCACCCAAAAGCAAAATACTACAGAGATTATCGCGAAATGCTAGACAAGGAGCACAAAAACATCGATGCTGTAACTATATCCACACCAGATCATATGCACGCCGTGCAAACGATGGCTGCCATGCAGTTGGGTAAACATGTTTACGTACAAAAACCTCTCACACATGATATTTATGAAGCCCGCATGCTGACGCAAGCAGCTGAAAAATATAAAGTTGTCACTCAAATGGGTAATCAGGGTTCCTCTGGTGATGGTGTCCGACAAATGATCGAATGGTATAATGCAGGCCTGATTGGAGAAGCTACCAAGGTATACTGCTGGACGGATAGACCTGTTTGGCCTCAGGGCATTCCGTGGCCATCAGCCCCAGCAACTCCTCCCGCTGATTTGGATTGGGATTTATGGTTAGGAACAGCTCCTTACAGAGACTACATCACTAACTTAGTACCATTTAATTGGAGAGGTTGGTGGGATTATGGCACTGGGGCATTGGGAGATATGGCCTGTCATATTATGGAACCTCCCTTCCGTGTTTTAGGTCTTGGATACCCCAAGTCGGCCGAAGCGAGCGTAGGATCTGTCTATGTAGGTGAATTCCAGCGTGGGTATTTCCCTGAAAGCTGTCCTCCTTCTTCTCATATTACCCTAAGATTTGACAGACCCGGTAAAGAGGATTTGGAATTCCATTGGATGGATGGGGGAATTCAACCAACCAGACCAACTGAACTCGGACCAAATGAAATTATGGGAGATGGTGGTAATGGAGTAATTATCGAAGGAACCAAAGGCAAAATGATGTGTGGTACGTATGGTATGAATCCTCAATTGCTCCCTACTACCAAAACTATGGAAGCCAATGTAGCCCAAAGTATACAAAGAATTGAGGGAGGTGACCGAGGACACTATAATAATTGGGTGAATGCGTGTATTGCAGGGTATGGATCCAATGAGTTTGAAATTTTGAGTTCTCCTTTTTCCATTGCTGGACCACTGACAGAATCCGTATTGATGGGAAATCTTGCGATTAGAAGCTACGACTACCGTGAACCTAGAGAAACAGGGAATGGCTTTAACTATCCTGGGAGAGGGATCAAGTTGGTATGGGATGGCCCAGATATGAGGGTAACTAACTTCGAACCTGCCAATCAATTCGTAAAAAGAACCTACAGGGAAGGTTGGACTCTATAA
- a CDS encoding fatty acid desaturase family protein → MISSLKFNDQGNSQFFATVKQRVDEYFKINNISKKANKAMVVKTTIYLSSFVGLYFLILLGGLPLSVTLGLAILLGMNMAFIGFNICHDALHGSYSKHPWVNKSLGFIFNIIGANVYVWNITHNQIHHTYTNIVGHDGDLELAPGIVRISENDPWKPWHRFQHIYAFFLYGLASLSWFFRKDYVKFFQKKIGSHVNKHPKIEYFNLFFYKLVYYGLFIIIPLLVMEITWQQFLIGFLLMNFAEGLVLGLVFQLAHLVEDTHQVVPKEGESIEESWAAHQLRTTANFSRKSGIATFLCGGLNFQVEHHLFPKICHIHYPEISEIVKSTAHEFDLPYHENESFASALKSHYNFLKEAGSPVIAKKEVREHSYSH, encoded by the coding sequence ATGATTTCATCCCTCAAGTTTAATGATCAAGGGAACTCTCAATTTTTCGCCACCGTCAAACAACGTGTCGATGAGTATTTCAAAATCAATAACATTTCCAAAAAAGCCAACAAGGCAATGGTTGTCAAAACCACGATTTATCTCAGTTCATTTGTCGGTCTTTATTTTCTGATACTATTGGGAGGACTTCCCTTGTCAGTCACATTGGGTCTAGCCATTCTTCTAGGTATGAATATGGCCTTTATCGGCTTTAATATCTGTCACGATGCCCTGCATGGCTCTTATTCCAAACATCCTTGGGTCAACAAAAGCCTTGGTTTTATTTTCAATATCATTGGCGCCAATGTTTATGTTTGGAATATTACGCATAACCAAATCCATCATACCTATACCAATATCGTAGGCCATGATGGGGATTTGGAACTAGCTCCAGGAATCGTGCGAATTTCAGAAAATGATCCATGGAAACCCTGGCATCGTTTCCAACATATTTACGCCTTCTTTTTGTATGGTTTAGCTTCTCTTTCTTGGTTTTTCAGAAAAGACTATGTGAAGTTTTTCCAGAAAAAAATCGGCTCCCACGTCAATAAGCATCCCAAAATCGAATATTTCAACCTCTTCTTTTACAAGTTAGTGTACTATGGACTTTTTATCATCATTCCTTTATTGGTGATGGAAATTACTTGGCAACAATTTTTGATTGGTTTCTTACTGATGAATTTTGCTGAAGGGCTCGTGTTAGGTCTAGTATTCCAATTGGCGCATTTGGTAGAAGATACGCATCAGGTAGTACCAAAAGAAGGTGAAAGCATAGAAGAATCTTGGGCTGCTCATCAGTTGCGTACCACTGCAAACTTTTCAAGAAAAAGCGGTATTGCTACTTTCTTATGCGGAGGCTTGAATTTCCAGGTGGAACATCATTTGTTTCCAAAAATCTGCCATATCCATTATCCGGAAATTTCAGAAATCGTCAAAAGTACGGCACATGAGTTTGATCTACCTTACCATGAAAATGAAAGTTTTGCAAGTGCATTAAAATCGCATTATAATTTCCTCAAAGAAGCAGGCTCCCCTGTTATCGCAAAAAAAGAAGTGCGGGAGCATTCTTATTCGCATTGA
- a CDS encoding S41 family peptidase: protein MNKRFSIHNWFFIAIIFILGACEEMLTPPRPASSPQVVFDHLWNDINNRYSFFEEKQVDWNAVREKYSPKLFATMTEHELFDVLGDMLGELEDGHVNLLSTFDRSRNWLWYENFPLFYNQQLIEQVYLRTNFWIIGPLQAQTLDDDVLYVNYRSFERALTEQHMDQIMFLMRTHKGLIIDVRSNGGGNLQNALNIMARFTDEEVIYGQQRFKSGPGRNDFTPWAPLRIIPSSGSKYLGNVAILTNRRSFSTTTFFAQMGRSLPQVRLFGDQTGGGGGIPVFAELPNGWTYRFSGSQSIDLEGNHLEFGVQVDEDLTSFLLVRIGRDHFIDTAVSWLKEQSE, encoded by the coding sequence ATGAACAAGCGTTTTTCAATCCATAATTGGTTTTTTATTGCAATCATATTTATTCTTGGGGCATGTGAAGAAATGCTTACGCCTCCAAGACCAGCGTCAAGTCCTCAAGTGGTATTTGATCATTTATGGAATGATATCAATAACCGCTATAGCTTTTTTGAAGAAAAACAGGTGGACTGGAATGCAGTCAGAGAAAAATACAGTCCAAAATTATTTGCCACGATGACAGAACATGAGCTTTTTGATGTCTTGGGTGATATGCTTGGGGAGTTGGAAGATGGCCATGTCAATTTATTAAGCACTTTTGACAGGTCACGAAATTGGCTTTGGTATGAGAATTTCCCCTTGTTTTACAATCAACAATTGATTGAGCAAGTATACCTACGAACTAATTTTTGGATTATTGGTCCTTTACAGGCACAAACGTTGGATGATGATGTGCTGTATGTTAATTATCGTTCATTTGAGCGAGCGCTTACAGAGCAGCACATGGACCAAATTATGTTTTTGATGCGAACGCATAAGGGGTTGATCATAGATGTGCGGAGTAATGGTGGAGGGAATTTGCAAAATGCGCTGAACATCATGGCAAGATTTACGGATGAGGAGGTGATTTATGGACAGCAACGCTTCAAGTCAGGGCCGGGAAGGAATGATTTTACCCCATGGGCTCCTTTGCGGATTATCCCAAGTTCGGGTTCCAAGTATCTTGGAAATGTTGCCATCCTAACCAATCGCCGCTCATTTAGTACAACCACTTTTTTTGCACAGATGGGTAGGTCTTTACCGCAAGTTCGTCTATTTGGTGATCAGACTGGCGGAGGAGGAGGGATTCCTGTTTTTGCAGAATTGCCTAATGGTTGGACTTACCGCTTTTCCGGATCCCAAAGTATCGACTTGGAAGGGAATCATTTAGAGTTTGGTGTGCAAGTAGATGAGGATTTAACTTCTTTTTTACTGGTGAGAATTGGGAGAGATCATTTTATAGACACAGCCGTATCTTGGCTGAAAGAACAATCGGAATAA
- a CDS encoding HD domain-containing protein, translated as MEKKQQLFERMFKRLKDDLPSFMVYHDLKHTKQVIDNSIFLGKMEGCTDYELDVLSIAALYHDSGFLLGSESHEMKGCFLIKADLPSYGFSSHEIEQICGMIMATKTPQSPHNKLEQILADADLFYLGTDQYVNQSMLLKNELIHFNPSLKDEEWKEIQVDFLETHVYHTDYGKTVLSPIKQKNLDKILRS; from the coding sequence TTGGAAAAGAAACAGCAACTTTTTGAGCGTATGTTCAAGCGGTTAAAAGATGATTTACCATCTTTTATGGTTTATCACGACCTGAAACACACAAAACAAGTGATTGATAATTCCATTTTTTTAGGTAAGATGGAAGGCTGTACAGATTACGAATTGGATGTGCTTTCCATTGCAGCACTTTATCATGATTCAGGGTTTTTATTGGGTAGTGAAAGCCATGAAATGAAGGGTTGTTTTTTGATAAAAGCTGATTTACCCAGTTATGGTTTTAGCTCTCATGAAATTGAGCAAATTTGTGGTATGATCATGGCCACTAAAACACCTCAATCACCTCATAACAAATTAGAACAAATTCTCGCAGATGCTGATTTATTCTATCTTGGCACTGATCAATATGTTAATCAAAGTATGTTATTAAAAAATGAATTAATACATTTTAACCCCTCATTGAAGGATGAGGAGTGGAAAGAAATCCAAGTAGATTTTTTAGAAACACATGTTTATCATACAGATTATGGGAAAACCGTACTAAGTCCAATCAAACAAAAGAACCTTGATAAGATCTTACGATCCTAA